A stretch of the Drosophila sulfurigaster albostrigata strain 15112-1811.04 chromosome 2L, ASM2355843v2, whole genome shotgun sequence genome encodes the following:
- the LOC133850720 gene encoding acyl-coenzyme A thioesterase 9, mitochondrial: MRSVRQITQCPSQRNLIFCLRTIHRSAIMWQDKCEFEEFQSGHCSGTIEDIAKKIQKKIGVKPGYHTIPVCRSGLLKFQPKREDLPCRCIKDSFTTAVVPISSLSKRERYINHLARVRVGRLMEDLDLFAVWICHRYVKVPKLPRGVPLPYVFVTLLVDKVDFYNFNTVDADVDIEFCGHVSWVGRSSMEITIYMRQQQRNITKTILMMVARNATNTGPASVNELQPCNEAEQLCFDDAVKRQERRGRKAPILRPSQNDEKLMFDIFRRTNGTDIVRDERIELPENSAWMSQSFQTTLIHPFPDNRNSQNNIFGGYIMRNAVEISFMTASIYTQSRPFIECIMDVAFLSPIKVHSFLKMTAHVVYTFEQFMQILTVVQVMDANTFEEVTTNTFNITFRAEQNVKEVLPSSYQETLWYINGRNKFQEFQQLKAKRNTKSLKV, encoded by the exons ATGCGCTCAGTTCGTCAAATAACACAATGTCCATCGCAAAGGAATTTGATTTTCTGCTTGAGGACCATTCATCGATCTGCTATAATGTGGCAAGATAAATGCGAGTTTGAGGAATTTCAATCGGGACATTGTTCGGGCACTATTGAAGATA TTGCGAAAAAAATTCAGAAAAAAATCGGTGTAAAGCCGGGCTATCATACGATTCCAGTGTGTCGCTCAGGATTGTTGAAGTTTCAGCCGAAGCGCGAGGATTTGCCATGTCGTTGCATTAAGGATTCCTTCACCACCGCCGTGGTCCCGATAAGTTCCTTGTCGAAACGAGAGCGCTACATTAATCACTTGGCTCGAGTGCGTGTCGGACGCTTGATGGAGGATCTCGATTTGTTTGCTG TTTGGATATGTCATCGTTATGTGAAGGTGCCAAAGTTGCCACGAGGTGTGCCGCTGCCCTATGTGTTTGTGACACTGCTGGTGGACAAGGTGGATTTCTACAACTTCAATACAGTTGATGCTGACGTCGACATTGAATTTTGTGGTCATGTCTCCTGGGTGGGTCGGAGCTCAATGGAGATTACCATCTATatgcgacagcagcagcggaacATTACCAAAACCATTCTCATGATGGTTGCCAGAAACGCCACAAACACTGGACCGGCTTCCGTGAATGAGTTGCAACCTTGCAACGAAGCAGAGCAACTCTGCTTTGATGACGCTGTTAAACGGCAAGAACGACGTGGCCGTAAGGCACCAATCCTTCGACCCTCACAGAACGATGAGAAGCTAATGTTTGACATATTTCGTCGTACGAATGGCACAGATATTGTACGGGATGAGCGCATCGAGTTGCCAGAGAATTCTGCCTGGATGTCGCAATCATTTCAGACGACCTTGATACATCCGTTTCCCGACAATCGCAACTCCCAGAACAACATCTTTGGTGGCTACATCATGCGCAACGCTGTCGAAATTAGCTTTATGACCGCCAGCATTTATACACAGTCGCGTCCGTTCATTGAATGCATTATGGATGTTGCATTTTTAAGTCCCATCAAGGTGCATTCGTTCCTCAAGATGACAGCGCATGTCGTCTACACTTTTGAGCAATTCATGCAGATTCTAACAGTGGTGCAGGTCATGGATGCGAACACCTTCGAGGAGGTCACCACCAACACATTTAATATAACGTTTCGGGCGGAACAGAATGTGAAAGAAGTGCTGCCATCCTCATATCAGGAAACATTATGGTACATCAATGGGCGTAACAAGTTTCAAGAGTTTCAACAATTGAAGGCAAAGCGAAATACCAAATCTCTAAAGGTCTAA
- the LOC133850721 gene encoding glutathione S-transferase 1-like isoform X2 — protein MSKIVLYGIDMSPPVRAVLLTLKALELPFEYKEVQLGVQNRTPEYLKMNPQGTVPVLDDNGTYIHDSHAICIYLCEKYAKTDAIYPKDLVKRTVVNQRLFFDAAVLYKALWNVSSSFWQSGITVVVKEKTRNVHAALQLTEDLLADNLYIAGDALSIADLCCVATVSSVPAVLDIDPVKYPKVTAWLERLKKLPYYEEANNVGATKYNTFMRSTWTSVEL, from the coding sequence atgtcgAAAATTGTTCTCTATGGAATTGACATGAGCCCGCCAGTTCGTGCTGTCCTGCTCACACTCAAGGCACTGGAGTTGCCTTTCGAGTACAAGGAAGTGCAACTGGGAGTTCAAAACCGCACACCAGAATACCTGAAAATGAATCCACAGGGCACAGTCCCAGTACTGGATGATAATGGAACCTACATACACGATTCTCATgccatatgcatatatttgtgCGAGAAATACGCCAAAACAGATGCCATATATCCAAAGGATTTAGTTAAACGGACAGTGGTTAATCAGCGTTTGTTCTTCGATGCCGCCGTTTTATACAAAGCACTGTGGAATGTAAGCAGCTCTTTTTGGCAAAGCGGCATCACAGTGGTCGTCAAGGAGAAGACACGTAATGTACACGCAGCCCTTCAGCTAACCGAGGATCTATTGGCGGATAATCTCTACATTGCTGGCGATGCATTGAGCATTGCtgatttgtgttgtgttgccaCAGTTTCATCGGTGCCCGCTGTTTTGGACATCGATCCAGTCAAGTATCCCAAGGTTACCGCTTGGTTGGAACGGTTGAAAAAGCTGCCATACTACGAGGAAGCCAACAATGTGGGCGCCACCAAGTATAATACTTTTATGCGCAGCACTTGGACGAGTGTTGAGCTGTAA